A stretch of the Parcubacteria group bacterium ADurb.Bin159 genome encodes the following:
- a CDS encoding DNA polymerase III subunit delta: MVIFLYGADTFRSQKKLQEIKKKFLEKKSIKNINLETYEAKELDRNHLHSILFTQGFGKQVDKKRLIVLKGLFENSINPDFYFDLSQFIKEDNQNILIIYEKEISPKALNAAAKKLYLLLLKKATCQKFDLLKEQEIKKFIEEELRKNNITINPIALNLISQHTKNLWQAHNQTNEIISWALFKNKKYISEEDISNFYSNGLINDEIFSLFSAIEMGQKKQALYIITHLLQQGESIDKLIFTLSRQFQVIFRVKKGLEKTQNRSLLSRQLKLHPYYLSKMINCSFRYNLKQLKKVHHEFLLIDLKRKTTKTNPELLLDILISHLI, translated from the coding sequence ATGGTTATTTTTCTCTACGGAGCGGATACCTTCCGTTCTCAAAAAAAATTACAAGAAATTAAAAAAAAATTTTTAGAAAAAAAATCAATTAAAAATATAAATTTAGAAACCTATGAAGCAAAAGAATTAGATAGAAATCATTTACATTCTATTCTTTTTACTCAAGGATTTGGCAAGCAAGTAGACAAAAAACGACTAATTGTTTTAAAGGGACTTTTTGAAAATAGCATAAATCCCGATTTTTATTTTGATTTATCGCAATTTATTAAAGAAGATAATCAAAATATTTTAATTATCTATGAGAAAGAAATCTCCCCTAAGGCGCTAAATGCTGCGGCTAAAAAATTATATCTTCTTCTGCTTAAAAAAGCCACTTGTCAAAAATTTGATTTATTAAAAGAGCAAGAGATAAAAAAATTTATTGAAGAAGAGCTTAGAAAAAATAATATAACCATTAATCCTATTGCTTTAAATCTAATAAGCCAACATACAAAAAATCTTTGGCAAGCCCATAATCAAACAAACGAAATAATATCTTGGGCGTTATTTAAAAATAAAAAATACATATCAGAAGAAGATATATCTAATTTTTACTCTAACGGATTAATTAACGATGAGATATTTTCTCTTTTTAGCGCCATAGAAATGGGGCAAAAGAAACAAGCCCTTTATATTATTACTCATCTTTTACAACAAGGCGAATCCATTGATAAATTAATCTTCACTTTGTCTCGTCAATTCCAAGTTATTTTCAGGGTCAAAAAGGGGTTAGAAAAAACGCAAAATCGCTCTCTTCTATCCCGCCAATTAAAATTGCATCCCTATTATCTTTCCAAAATGATAAATTGTTCTTTTCGCTATAATTTAAAACAATTAAAAAAGGTCCATCACGAATTTTTGCTGATAGACCTCAAACGCAAAACTACGAAAACAAATCCTGAATTACTTTTGGATATTCTGATTAGCCATCTTATTTAA
- the polA gene encoding DNA polymerase I, with protein sequence MPISNRQFLKPAPNFIIIDSSAVLHRAWHALPKLTDTNHKPINALYGFTVVLLKLLREYQPDYLACAFDTAAPTFRHKLFKEYKATRIPQPQEFYDQIPRAKELLKNLNIKIYEKEGLEADDFIAQLKESAPSFFKIIVSGDMDVFQLIDTETCVYFLRQGIKKIQIYKEEEIKKRFELSPQQLVDYKALRGDPSDNIPGVPGIGDKTAKELLKKFGTLENIYEHLKLPPTSWQIKKTLGENLLSHYSEACLAKKLSILKRNSEISINLKDCVLTMPDISYIKEYFEKLGFKSLIPKIDESLLVKKQKKLL encoded by the coding sequence ATGCCTATTTCCAATCGCCAATTTTTAAAACCCGCTCCTAATTTTATCATTATTGACAGCTCAGCAGTTCTTCATCGAGCATGGCACGCCTTGCCAAAATTAACTGACACCAACCATAAACCAATTAATGCTCTTTATGGTTTTACGGTCGTCCTTCTAAAATTGCTACGCGAATATCAGCCAGATTATTTAGCTTGCGCTTTTGACACTGCTGCGCCAACCTTTCGCCATAAATTATTTAAAGAATATAAAGCTACGCGTATCCCCCAACCTCAAGAATTTTATGATCAAATTCCCCGGGCAAAAGAATTATTAAAAAATTTAAACATAAAAATTTACGAAAAAGAAGGTCTTGAAGCCGATGATTTTATCGCTCAATTAAAAGAAAGTGCTCCTTCTTTTTTTAAAATAATCGTCAGCGGAGATATGGATGTTTTTCAATTGATTGATACTGAAACTTGTGTTTATTTTTTACGGCAAGGAATTAAAAAAATCCAAATTTATAAAGAAGAAGAAATTAAAAAACGTTTTGAACTTTCCCCTCAACAGCTTGTTGATTATAAAGCGTTGAGAGGAGATCCTTCTGATAATATCCCCGGCGTTCCGGGGATTGGCGATAAAACAGCCAAAGAGTTGTTAAAAAAATTTGGTACATTGGAAAATATTTACGAGCACCTTAAATTGCCTCCCACTTCTTGGCAAATTAAAAAAACATTAGGAGAAAATCTTTTATCTCATTACTCCGAAGCTTGTTTGGCTAAAAAATTATCTATTTTAAAAAGAAATTCGGAAATCTCTATAAATTTAAAAGATTGTGTTCTTACTATGCCTGACATCTCCTATATTAAAGAATATTTTGAAAAACTTGGTTTCAAAAGCTTAATTCCGAAAATAGACGAATCCTTACTTGTCAAAAAACAAAAAAAATTACTATAG
- the rpmG gene encoding 50S ribosomal protein L33, translating to MSQENLVKLECSECHHINYHTAKNKKTIKKRLELKKFCKWCKKHTLHKETK from the coding sequence ATGTCTCAAGAAAATTTAGTAAAATTAGAGTGCAGCGAGTGCCATCACATCAATTATCACACTGCTAAAAACAAAAAAACAATAAAAAAAAGATTGGAGCTTAAAAAATTCTGTAAATGGTGTAAAAAACACACTCTGCATAAAGAAACAAAATAA
- the cca gene encoding Multifunctional CCA protein, translating to MKNILKQSKIKDEEKDKFFLTNWQEKNQPLIQTFKFITSEYPQSRIYLVGGAVRDFILNRPTNDLDFIISGIEIEDLEKILEKFGKVNLVGKNFSVFKFAPQGLEGNSPVDIALPRKEYALGTGAYRDFAVEGDPYLPIEEDLGRRDFTINAIAFPIKFEKKRAGLKKDFLKDLIDPFKGKDDIKNKIIKAVGNPQKRFKEDYSRMLRAIRLACQLNFEIEINTFEAIKKQIKHLSDIRREAVLEKNNSLATPSIIEERIVPWEIIGQEFLKSFIANPLRAFDLYGESGAFKEIMPEILKMKGCPQPDNWHSEGDVWIHTRLCLFNLNSSAFKKQFKDPSLSPELILAVLLHDIGKPYTIQTPPLTDRIRFNEHDTEGGKIAEKILNRLKLYGFPNLSFEPKKVVWLISHHMLLVQGDISKMRQRTIEKYFFNSYYSGTDLLKLSFIDILSTVPQKGKQNFSDFYEMLQRIKGLQSLSRNKKELPSLLISGDEIMKKYNLPSGPKIGQLKELVREAQLRGEIKTKNDAYKLLDKKSKKDNIKK from the coding sequence ATGAAAAATATTTTAAAGCAATCAAAAATTAAAGACGAAGAAAAAGATAAATTTTTTCTTACTAATTGGCAGGAGAAAAATCAGCCGCTTATTCAAACATTTAAATTTATTACTAGTGAATATCCTCAAAGCCGAATTTATTTAGTTGGTGGAGCAGTCAGAGATTTTATTTTAAACCGTCCGACTAATGACCTTGATTTTATTATTAGCGGAATTGAGATTGAGGATTTAGAGAAAATTTTAGAAAAATTCGGTAAAGTTAATTTAGTAGGTAAAAATTTTAGCGTTTTTAAATTTGCTCCTCAAGGGTTAGAAGGAAATAGTCCTGTTGATATAGCTTTACCCCGTAAAGAATACGCTTTGGGCACCGGTGCTTATAGGGATTTTGCCGTAGAAGGAGACCCTTATCTCCCTATTGAAGAAGATTTGGGAAGAAGAGATTTTACTATTAATGCTATTGCTTTCCCTATTAAATTTGAAAAAAAGAGGGCTGGTTTAAAAAAGGACTTTTTAAAAGATTTAATAGATCCATTTAAAGGGAAAGATGATATTAAAAATAAAATTATTAAAGCGGTAGGCAACCCCCAAAAAAGATTCAAAGAGGATTATTCTCGAATGCTTAGAGCAATTCGTCTTGCCTGTCAACTTAATTTTGAAATAGAAATAAATACTTTCGAAGCGATAAAAAAACAAATAAAGCATCTTAGCGATATAAGGAGAGAAGCGGTTTTGGAAAAAAATAACTCTTTAGCCACTCCTTCAATTATTGAAGAACGCATTGTTCCTTGGGAAATCATTGGCCAAGAATTTTTGAAAAGTTTTATAGCTAATCCTTTAAGGGCTTTTGATTTATATGGGGAGAGCGGCGCTTTTAAAGAAATAATGCCGGAAATCTTAAAAATGAAAGGATGCCCTCAGCCGGATAATTGGCATTCCGAAGGAGATGTTTGGATTCATACACGTCTTTGTCTTTTTAATCTTAATTCTTCCGCTTTTAAGAAGCAATTTAAAGATCCCTCTCTAAGCCCAGAATTAATTTTAGCTGTTCTTCTGCATGATATTGGCAAACCCTATACTATTCAAACTCCTCCTTTAACCGATAGAATTCGTTTTAATGAACATGATACGGAAGGAGGAAAGATAGCCGAGAAAATTTTAAATAGGCTTAAGCTTTATGGTTTTCCTAACTTATCTTTTGAACCCAAGAAAGTAGTTTGGTTAATTTCTCATCATATGCTTTTAGTCCAAGGGGATATTTCAAAGATGAGGCAGAGAACGATTGAAAAATATTTTTTTAATTCTTATTACTCAGGAACGGATTTGCTAAAACTTTCTTTTATTGACATCCTTTCCACTGTCCCGCAAAAAGGAAAACAAAATTTTTCCGATTTTTATGAAATGCTTCAAAGAATTAAGGGCCTTCAATCTTTGAGCCGAAACAAAAAAGAATTGCCCTCCTTACTTATTTCCGGAGATGAAATTATGAAAAAATACAACTTGCCTTCTGGGCCTAAAATAGGTCAATTAAAAGAATTGGTTCGCGAAGCTCAACTTAGAGGCGAAATTAAAACAAAGAATGACGCCTATAAATTACTTGACAAAAAGAGCAAAAAAGATAATATTAAAAAATAA